One Aethina tumida isolate Nest 87 chromosome 5, icAetTumi1.1, whole genome shotgun sequence genomic window carries:
- the LOC109602540 gene encoding uncharacterized protein LOC109602540 produces the protein MSSSDSELSDSDIELQEAFAAGKLKPGLNVVESAPKKFVNNTAGLNQKLEEITLKLPWIERLDFMNSQAPLAPEMAAEMLAHEQKRENELKNNKKLPQFAPSEDPVLNDFKRELMFHRQAQATVQEAIPKIKAMGIPTKRPDDYFAEMAKTDAHMQKIREHLMQKQQQQQRSERVKQLRQQRKEGKMIQIQTKLQRQQEKKEMMDHVKKVRKGVSKNLDFLDGKQSKAISRKSLEKRKLKDKKFGFGGKKRGMKANTKESAEDISEYRRPSKPGKGGKGGKGGKGKPGNKRPGKNRRVQNKARGRKILITHILHITLTEHGGHTGHIGRGALEATQWPLGDDRCVSVLRLRWLSDEYDRIEIGQPVLAIYWAVTCYRTHIGIQWADVWVEISKYFAMSFRNCAGDGAVFGLLFHFDLVQIPKYENVVLEAKRILLNAEHSYSATSLANRKKPNKIRRLTEIDLDVPNPKNKKKLKPKYEIPKFDSIPFKLMQKPKKKSDKTLMKQYFCKWKNIVWSKKRVAASEECRRYSKVKLDKFIEKIKSKNEILEPKPKQCNKENSKTIRKEVYTEQYTHRFKAQNTIIQKQKEKLEEQSKVIKDLELGILKKDLHESMINTKVNIHELFSSGKINVHKSAPLLLPTTEREKMMVNSLRAPKIQQEMNERALKRQQRHQETKLRKEKIAEEREKMLHDMALTKKMQDEEERMKILEDMKEKRRRELEMDRIRKLNKAKLMVKWQLAENFHTNKVIKRVFNKFKEEYMVSKEKMARAVDFHKKKIERKVFFVWCNFVEDKYKYKYSMADTLYHYKLLKMCFNCWHQECVATKHKLQTAEDWNSFQVQLRNLLAWAKYTCAQNRIMEEKMKHADVHYKKKLLFQYYYQWRSLPAVVLLEKAKEMKKEKWRAKVLEIIPDYEPPNKF, from the exons ATGAGTTCAAGCGATTCAGAATTAAGTGATAGTGATATTGAG TTGCAAGAAGCCTTTGCAGCGGGTAAACTAAAACCCGGTTTGAATGTAGTAGAAAGTGCCcctaaaaaatttgtaaataacacA GCTGGGTTAAATCAAAAACTTGAAGAAATAACACTAAAATTACCATGGATAGAGCGACTAGACTTCATGAACAGTCAGGCGCCTTTAGCACCAGAAATGGCAGCGGAAATGTTGGCACATGAACAAAAGCGTGaaaacgaattaaaaaataacaaaaaattgccACAGTTTGCACCCAGTGAAGATCCAgtcttaaatgattttaaaagggAGCTGATGTTCCATAGACAAGCTCAGGCAACAGTTCAAGAGGCGATACCCAAGATTAAAGCAATGGGTATCCCGACGAAACGACCAGACGATTATTTTGCGGAAATGGCAAAGACTGATGCTCACATGCAAAAGATTAGGGAGCATTTGATGCAgaaacaacaacagcaacagaGAAGTGAGAGGGTTAAACAACTGAGACAACAGAGGAAAGAAGGGAAAATGATACAAATCCAGACTAAACTGCAGAGACAGCAGGAGAAGAAGGAGATGATGGATCATGTGAAGAAAGTCCGGAAAGGTGTTTCCAAGAATTTAGATTTCTTGGATGGTAAACAGAGTAAGGCAATATCAAGGAAATCTTTAGAGAAGAGGAAATTGAAAGATAAAAAGTTTGGGTTTGGTGGCAAAAAAAGAGGCATGAAAGCAAACACAAAGGAGAGTGCAGAAGATATAAGTGAATATCGAAGGCCATCGAAACCAGGAAAAGGTGGTAAAGGAGGCAAAGGTGGCAAAGGTAAACCTGGAAATAAACGACCAGGAAAAAATAGAAGGGTTCAGAATAAGGCTAGAGGTAGAAAA ATACTGATTACCCACATCCTGCATATCACCCTGACAGAGCACGGCGGGCATACCGGCCATATCGGACGCGGCGCCTTGGAGGCTACACAGTGGCCCCTGGGCGACGACCGGTGCGTCAGCGTTTTGCGGCTGCGATGGCTGAGTGACGAATACGATCGGATTGAAATCGGTCAGCCCGTCTTGGCCATATACTGGGCTGTAACGTGCTACCGAACTCATATTGGGATCCAATGGGCTGACGTGTGGGTCGAAATCTCCAAATACTTCGCCATGAGTTTCCGGAACTGCGCCGGCGACGGCGCCGTTTTCGGGCTGCTGTTCCATTTTGATCTGGTGCAA ataCCGAAATACGAAAACGTAGTTTTGGAAGCAAAAAG aattcttCTGAATGCTGAACACTCATATTCAGCTACATCACTTGCGAATCGtaaaaaaccaaataaaatacgCAGACTCACCGAAATAGATTTAGATGTCCCtaatccaaaaaataaaaaaaaattaaaaccgaAATATGAAATTCCCAAGTTTGACTCAATTCCATTTAAACTTATGCAAAAGCCAAAGAAAAAATCTgataaaacattaatgaaaCAATACTTTTGCAAATGGAAAAACATCGTCTGGTCGAAAAAACGGGTGGCCGCATCAGAGGAGTGTCGAAGATACAGCAAAGTGAAATTGgataagtttattgaaaaaataaaaagcaaaaatGAAATACTGGAACCTAAACCAAAACAATGCAACAAAGAGAATAGTAAAACAATAAGAAAGGAAGTATATACGGAACAGTATACGCATAGATTTAAAGCTCAAAACACAATAATTCAAAAGCAGAAGGAAAAACTAGAAGAACAATCCAAAGTAATTAAAGATCTTGAGCTGGGCATCCTTAAAAAAGACTTGCACGAATCAATGATAAAcacaaaagtaaatatacaTGAATTATTCAGCAGTGGCAAGATAAACGTTCACAAATCTGCTCCTCTATTACTACCAACTACAGAACGGGAAAAGATGATGGTAAACAGCTTGAGGGCGCCGAAAATACAACAAGAAATGAATGAAAGAGCTTTAAAGCGACAACAAAGACATCAAGAAACGAAactaagaaaagaaaaaatcgcTGAGGAAAGAGAGAAGATGTTGCACGACATGGCGTTAACGAAAAAAATGCAGGATGAGGAGGAAAGAATGAAAATTTTGGAGGACATGAAGGAGAAAAGACGAAGGGAATTGGAAATGGACAGAATAAGGAAGTTGAATAAAGCAAAACTGATGGTAAAATGGCAACTGGCAGAAAACTTTCATACAAATAAGGTAATAAAAAGAGTTTTCAACAAGTTTAAAGAAGAATATATGGTAAGTAAGGAGAAGATGGCTCGAGCTGTGGATTTCCATAAGAAAAAGATTGAGAGgaaagtattttttgtatGGTGCAATTTTGTAGAAGATAAGTACAAGTACAAATATTCTATGGCGGATACACTTTATCATTATAAACTTctgaaaatgtgttttaactGTTGGCACCAG GAATGTGTTGCGACGAAGCACAAGTTGCAAACTGCAGAAGACTGGAACAGTTTTCAAGTGCAGCTCAGAAATTTATTAGCGTGGGCAAAATATACTTGTGCGCAAAATAGAATTAtggaagaaaaaatgaaacatgCGGACGTCCACTACAAAAA gaaattactatttcaatattattatcagtGGAGGTCTTTACCAGCTGTTGTGCTATTAGAGAAAGCAAAGGAAATGAAGAAAGAAAAGTGGCGTGCCaaagttttagaaataattcctGATTATGAACctccaaataaattttga
- the LOC109602564 gene encoding PR domain zinc finger protein 10: protein MDTIVQGPLDDGVQELNLVKSAEWSNVPADLGNNNSGYVYIAFDNYDFTKKPPITVNLHQIKMEQQPENGAVAGAVPETHGEVFGDFDPHVSPLDPNMSSVARYSPVYGQDGLTDFNPIVFVTQPSQPQNADAPVVAQGPLCSLQGAASDMAGMPAVLCQGDMQDVGNQYLELVGDNSGGIVNVNGVDNLQLAPETEQEVELLITDQETGISYSVSTQELLVERCLEDPQLLDALDADPLHLHDAAADLNDEIMSVSQVDATVNNYINTLAYNDMAKNARKTDNSQIKSEIDVDDSLLSCVYSIADKPILSRARASLPEPFLVINSNSNDYPAVFAKKHIPKRTQFGPLEGLFVKPINFNNEDNFLQYYIQTESGIVGIDISDENTSNWMCFVRKARDYEEQNLVVNEEGGALYFTTTKSILPKQELKVGYSTSYAQQYKLPVLEPKEEVWPCYECSEKFTTSDAFQKHLNTHEERTKDENHKPRSPKRALKFLRKKSKLKKPTNSIVECNICNSIFSQYNYSGLKKHLSDAHSINGSKSVEESFSIVTNFDCDICQVSFKSEAVLRIHQLKHDTDSSDEQIINHVCPACQRKFPTQRQLVNHVMQHALPNTIIKAETCKCPICYKAFSNKERVQKHMMVHGSDENKPMKCDICLKRFLNNSALACHVRTHYKGRKQFECPICKENFDHVLKLKLHVPIHCENNVYTCPHCKKTFKQYCVIRKHIRAFHTDKKFVCKECPARFHNHDKLKIHMLKHSDHREFLCAGCGKQFKRKDKLTQHCKRMHADERENDVPVPTPKPDTPSKKAKEPTDFHRFIYKCNTCLVGFKRRGMLVNHLAKRHPEIPPESVPELNLPILQTTRIYYCQYCDKVYRSSSKRKAHILKNHPGSALPMSNRKNGSNQLQVTTNIPDPTYSQTVGSITTQPQNCDWCHRQYASKAKLLQHKAKKHPEKMTVENNQKVKPASQETPPLSPVVMPPAPTLIEEQAVDDVAMQTIENYTMADDSQYCNLSSTVTFIENNELEAPLYRLLSSGSGLLPPR from the exons ATGGACACCATTGTACAGGGTCCCCTTGATGATGGGGTTCAAGAACTTAATTTGGTGAAGTCAGCTGAATGGTCCAACGTTCCAGCTGATCTTGGAAATAACAACTCTGGATATGTTTATATTGCC TTTGACAATTATGATTTCACCAAGAAACCCCCAATAACCGTGAACTTGCACCAGATCAAAATGGAACAGCAGCCCGAAAACGGCGCCGTCGCCGGCGCAGTTCCGGAAACTCATGGCGAAGTATTTGGAGATTTCGACCCACACGTCAGCCCATTGGATCCCAATATGAGTTCGGTAGCACGTTACAGCCCAGTATATGGCCAAGACGGGCTGACCGATTTCAATCCGATCGTATTCGTCACTCAGCCATCGCAGCCGCAAAACGCTGACGCACCGGTCGTCGCCCAGGGGCCACTGTGTAGCCTCCAAGGCGCCGCGTCCGATATGGCCGGTATGCCCGCCGTGCTCTGTCAGGGTGATATGCAGGATGTGGGTAATCAGTATCTGGAACTTGTTG GTGACAATTCAGGGGGCATCGTGAACGTCAATGGAGTCGACAATCTGCAACTGGCTCCAGAAACGGAACAGGAGGTAGAGCTGTTGATAACTGATCAAGAAACTGGTATTTCTTATAGTGTTAGCACTCAAGAACTACTGGTTGAACGTTGTCTCGAGGATCCACAATTATTAGACGCTTTGGACGCGGATCCTTTGCATTTGCACGACGCCGCTGCCGACTTAAATGACGAGATTATGAGCGTCAGTCAAGTAGATGCTActgttaataattacataaatacttTGGCGTATAATGATATGGCTAAAAATGCGAGGAAAACGGACAATTCACAAATCAAATCCGAGATCGATGTTGACGACAGTTTGT TGTCTTGTGTCTACAGCATCGCCGACAAACCAATTCTTTCTAGAGCCCGCGCATCTTTGCCTGAACCATTTTTGGTTATTAACAGCAATAGTAATG ATTATCCAGCAGTTTTCGCCAAGAAACACATACCCAAAAGAACGCAGTTTGGTCCTTTGGAAGGTTTATTCGTCAAGCcgattaatttcaacaacgaagataattttttgcaGTACTACATCCAAACTGAATCAGGAATTGTGGGAATTGATATATCTGATGAAA ACACGTCAAATTGGATGTGCTTCGTGAGAAAAGCCCGGGATTACGAGGAGCAAAACTTAGTGGTTAATGAAGAAGGTGGTGCCTTGTACTTCACGACCACCAAATCAATTCTGCCAAAGCAAGAGTTAAAAGTGGGTTACAGTACGTCCTATGCCCAACAATACAAGCTTCCAGTGCTTGAACCTAAGGAAGAGGTGTGGCCCTGCTATGAGTGCTCCGAGAAGTTCACAACGTCAGATGCGTTCCAAAAACACTTGAACACTCACGAGGAACGCACCAAAGACGAGAATCACAAACCTCGAAGTCCGAAAAGAGCGTTGAAGTTCTTACGCAAGAAATCTAAGCTTAAGAAACCAACTAATTCGATCGTCGAGTGTAATATTTGCAACAGTATTTTCTCGCAGTACAACTATTCGGGACTCAAGAAGCATCTGAGTGACGCACACAGTATTAACGGTTCCAAATCTGTCGAGGAGTCCTTTTCAATTGTGAC GAATTTCGATTGCGACATTTGTCAGGTGAGTTTCAAATCGGAGGCAGTACTTAGAATCCACCAGTTAAAACACGACACGGACTCGTCGGATGAACAAATCATAAACCACGTTTGCCCTGCCTGTCAACGCAAATTTCCCACCCAAAGACAACTGGTGAACCATGTGATGCAACATGCCCTCCCAAACACCATTATCAAGGCGGAAACCTGTAAGTGTCCTATTTGTTACAAAGCCTTTTCCAACAAGGAACGAGTACAGAAGCACATGATGGTCCACGGTTCGGATGAGAATAAACCGATGAAGTGCGACATTTGTCTGAAACGTTTCTTGAACAACTCAGCCCTGGCTTGCCACGTGCGTACCCACTACAAGGGTCGCAAGCAGTTCGAGTGCCCCATCTGTAAGGAAAACTTCGATCACGTCCTTAAGTTGAAGTTGCACGTTCCAATTCATTGCGAGAACAACGTGTACACCTGTCCTCACTGCAAGAAAACCTTCAAGCAGTACTGTGTGATACGCAAGCATATCCGTGCCTTCCACACGGATAAGAAGTTCGTTTGCAAGGAGTGTCCCGCCCGCTTTCACAATCACGACAAGCTGAAAATCCACATGCTGAAGCACTCAGATCACAGGGAGTTCCTGTGCGCCGGCTGCGGCAAGCAGTTCAAGCGCAAGGACAAGCTGACGCAGCACTGCAAGAGGATGCACGCAGACGAGAGAGAGAATGACGTACCTGTGCCGACTCCGAAGCCAGACACGCCCTCCAAAAAGGCCAAGGAGCCCACCGATTTCCATAGGTTTATATACAAATGCAACACCTGCTTGGTGGGTTTCAAGCGACGCGGCATGTTGGTCAATCACTTGGCCAAACGCCATCCGGAAATACCTCCGGAATCGGTACCGGAATTGAACCTGCCTATTTTGCAAACGACACGTATTTACTATTGTCAGTACTGCGATAAGGTGTACAGGAGCAGTTCTAAAAGGAAGGcgcatattttgaaaaaccaTCCGGGTTCCGCTCTTCCCATGTCCAACCGCAAGAACGGCAGCAATCAGCTTCAAGTCACCACAAACATACCAGATCCAACTTACTCGCAAACTGTCGGCAGCATCACCACCCAGCCTCAAAACTGCGACTGGTGCCACCGTCAATACGCTAGCAAG GCGAAGCTACTTCAGCACAAGGCGAAGAAACATCCGGAAAAAATGACCGTGGAAAACAATCAAAAAGTCAAGCCAGCTAGTCAAGAAACACCGCCTCTTTCGCCGGTTGTGATGCCTCCGGCTCCTACTTTAATCGAGGAACAAGCCGTGGACGATGTAGCTATGCAAACAATCGAGAACTACACCATGGCGGATGATTCACAGTACTGTAACTTGTCCAGCACCGTCACTTTTATAGAGAACAATGAGTTGGAGGCGCCGTTGTACCGATTGTTATCCTCAGGCAGTG gaTTATTGCCACCACGTTGA
- the LOC109602544 gene encoding NADH dehydrogenase [ubiquinone] 1 alpha subcomplex subunit 5 — translation MAGALKRTTGLTGLAVAKNPHHTLGVLYSKILRTLQKMPQDAAYRKYTEEIVHERAKILQNNKDVPTVEKLINCGQIEEVIVQAENELILARKMVNWKPWEPLIKEAPATQWTWPPAQPK, via the coding sequence ATGGCTGGAGCATTGAAAAGAACAACAGGCTTAACTGGTCTGGCGGTGGCCAAGAACCCCCATCACACCCTGGGCGTGTTGTACAGCAAAATATTGCGTACACTGCAAAAAATGCCGCAGGACGCCGCTTACAGGAAATACACGGAGGAAATAGTGCACGAACGGGCGAAGATTCTGCAAAACAACAAAGATGTGCCTACGGTTGAGAAGTTGATAAACTGCGGCCAGATCGAAGAAGTGATAGTTCAGGCCGAGAACGAACTGATTTTGGCCCGTAAAATGGTCAATTGGAAGCCGTGGGAGCCCCTAATCAAAGAAGCCCCAGCGACCCAGTGGACCTGGCCTCCGGCCcaaccaaaataa
- the LOC109602545 gene encoding tRNA pseudouridine synthase-like 1 — MNRYLMNFSYIGKTFRGAQRQVKGVFPRIDDPTTVQGQLEMGLKMLNPNNEPVVYLSSRTDAGVHALNTTCHVDLYRNNGLIYNPQTVTIAMNSYFKKQEVPIRILRTYLVPQDFHSRHNAILRTYLYRIIVCQVNGYKKGATNYFFIPVEELDRAYYICAENFDVELMKEAASLIEGHHDFRTFMAQHLGHEEKETRRVLERLEIMEADSVGYSIFSWPAETIPPDCQYMFLNVYIQSKGFLYKQVRRIIGTLVAVAQHKIPLEEVMTMLQVPSVNSWNPRIQSAPAHGLYLCEVRYSDTDRSRFQESNTVMDEII; from the exons ATGAATcgatatttaatgaatttttcataCATCGGTAAAACTTTCCG tgGGGCTCAAAGGCAAGTAAAGGGAGTATTTCCCCGGATTGATGACCCTACGACGGTGCAAGGGCAATTAGAAATGGGACTGAAGATGTTGAACCCCAACAATGAGCCAGTTGTGTATTTATCTAGCAG AACTGATGCCGGCGTACACGCCTTAAATACTACTTGTCATGTTGATTTATACAGAAACAATGGATTGATTTACAACCCCCAGACTGTTACAATTGCAATGAattcttatttcaaaaaacaagAGGTgccaattagaattttaaggaCTTATTTAGTACCACAAGATTTCCACAGTAGACACAATGCAATATTAAGGACATATTTATACAGAATCATTGTTTGTCAAGTAAATGGCTACAAAAAAGGAGCCActaattactttttcattcCTGTGGAAGAATTAGATAGAGCATATTATATATG TGCTGAAAATTTTGATGTAGAACTAATGAAAGAAGCAGCATCATTGATAGAAGGCCATCATGATTTCAGGACATTTATGGCTCAACATTTGGGACATGAGGAAAAAGAAACTAGGAGGGTTTTGGAAAGACTTGAAATCATGGAAGCAGATTCAGTTGGTTATTCTATTTTCAGTTGGCCAGCTGAAACTATACCACCAGATTGTCAGTATATGTTTTTGAATGTATATATACAGTCTAAAgggtttttatataaacaa gtGAGGAGGATAATTGGGACACTTGTGGCAGTTGCACAACATAAGATACCATTAGAAGAAGTAATGACTATGTTACAAGTACCTTCAGTTAACAGTTGGAACCCAAGAATTCAAAGTGCTCCAGCTCATGGTCTCTATTTGTGCGAAGTGCGATATTCTGATACAGACCGGTCTAGATTTCAGGAATCAAATACTGTGAtggatgaaattatttaa
- the LOC109602566 gene encoding guanine nucleotide-binding protein-like 3 homolog, which translates to MVKHSNKKSKRQNAHQRYKIEKKIRQNNKKLRDTKNSPIKSGKQKLTQVPNICPFKDEVLKEVEVLKKQKEEERQKTKENARLEKQKAKEEQKKAQLSAGLEGLVNSAETRGKLHDAFAPVISDKTLDINKENSVKAYYKEFKKVVEAADVVLEVVDARDPLGTRCNQVEQAVRDMKGNKRLVIILNKADLVPREVLDKWLKYLRTTTPALAFKASTQNQSKRLGQKKMSNNSKALQGSASAGSELILSLLGNYCRNKGIKTSIRVGVVGLPNVGKSSLINSLKRSRACNVGATPGVTKAMQEVQLDSKIKLLDSPGIVFAAGSDSSASLRNAVRIGQLDDPITPANAILQRVSKQQMMEMYDIPEYSTPEEFYGLKATRTGKFKKGGVPDTLAAARGLLEDWNNGKIKYYTLPPEQNENEAHISSAIVSEVAKEFDLANFESMEMEVLNTIEKDFGTADKSFVLDSMGSVNAIEEMEEDTHQDNLLSDNISIASSKKDKKKQEEGVKKPDPEMQLEGNRQLNQLRKKQFKKEKKERNRREKVALQLSAGLENFSLNMDESENFINTDVNM; encoded by the exons ATGGTGAAACATTcaa acaaaaaatCCAAGAGGCAAAATGCTCATCAAAGGTACAAGATTGAAAAGAAAATCCgccagaataataaaaaactacgtGACACCAAAAACAGTCCAATCAAAAGTGGAAAACAAAAGCTAACACAAGTACCCAACATATGTCCATTTAAAGATGAGGTACTTAAGGAAGTTGAAgttttaaagaaacaaaaggAAGAGGAACgacaaaaaactaaagaaaatgCAAGGTTGGAAAAGCAGAAGGCCAAAGAGGAGCAAAAGAAGGCACAGTTAAGTGCTGGGTTGGAGGGACTg GTCAACAGTGCTGAGACAAGAGGTAAACTGCATGATGCCTTTGCTCCCGTAATTTCTGACAAAACTCTAGACATCAACAAGGAAAACTCAGTCAAAGCTTATTACAAGGAATTCAAAAAGGTAGTAGAAGCTGCAGATGTGGTCCTAGAGGTTGTGGATGCCAGAGATCCTTTAGGGACCAGATGTAATCAAGTGGAACAGGCAGTAAGGGACATGAAAGGAAACAAAAGATTagtgataattttaaacaaggcTGATTTAGTGCCACGTGAAGTGCTAGATAAGtggttgaaatatttaagaactacCACACCAGCTTTGGCCTTCAAGGCTTCCACACAGAATCAGTCTAAAAGACTAGGACAGAAAAAGATGAGCAATAACAGCAAGGCATTGCAAGGATCTGCAAGTGCTGGCAGTGAACTGATACTGTCATTGCTGGGTAATTATTGTAGAAATAAGGGAATTAAAACATCCATCAGAGTGGGTGTTGTTGGTTTGCCTAATGTGGGTAAAAGTTCCCTAATCAACAGTCTAAAAAGGTCAAGGGCCTGTAATGTAGGTGCAACTCCAGGAGTGACGAA AGCAATGCAAGAGGTGCAACTGGATTCTAAAATCAAATTGCTGGATTCACCTGGTATAGTTTTTGCGGCGGGGTCGGACAGTAGTGCGTCGTTACGAAATGCCGTTCGTATAGGACAATTAGACGATCCCATAACGCCTGCAAATGCAATTTTGCAACGTGTCAGCAAACAACAGATGATGGAAATGTATGATATACCTGAATACAGCACACCTgaa gaGTTTTATGGGTTAAAGGCGACCAGAAcgggtaaatttaaaaaaggagGAGTTCCAGATACTTTGGCTGCAGCAAGGGGATTGTTAGAAGACTGGAacaatggaaaaattaaatattatactttaccTCCAGAACAGAATGAGAATGAAGCACACATTAGTTCTGCTATTGTGTCAGAAGTGGCTAAAGAATTTGACTTGGCCAATTTTGAATCAATGGAAATGGAGGTTTTAAACACAATTGAGAAAGATTTTGGCACTGCCGATAAATCTTTTGTACTTGACAGTATGGGATCTGTTAATGCTAttgaagaaatggaagaagaCACACATCAggataattta ttGAGTGATAATATTAGTATAGCCTCCAGTAAGAAGGATAAGAAAAAGCAAGAAGAAGGAGTAAAGAAACCAGATCCAGAAATGCAATTGGAAGGCAATAGACAATTGAATCAGTTAAgaaaaaaacagtttaaaaaggaaaaaaaggaACGAAACAGGCGAGAAAAAGTCGCATTACAGTTATCCGCTGGTTtggaaaatttttcattaaatatggaTGAATctgagaattttattaatacagatgttaatatgtaa
- the LOC109602567 gene encoding anaphase-promoting complex subunit 7 encodes MNTILKHLQGLYEQELYSNIIRVCDVSLSIAEQKPESLTLPVKHQLVIYYADSLYYTQQYQQAKHMYKQGLEIKQNIKTIKKNANNKLQENHIEMTSDVDIRYKIHLCCLALKQNMGAIEILQEIPVKSRTPKINMALGNLYKDSGMEWSAVAYYKDVLKECPIALEAADNLLKLGIKGVEVNSLMMEVSSEIPWIITWLKAQAQLHSRDFSNAIATYKSMDQYGFMKDNATLSVNMGYCYHYLCDDNKAINMLQRAYRLDPNLLFGKDLYASLLANSGSKEHLKILESLTPTMDTSLFTYEHWMILGNYVYANKKYENAAYFAQQAYLHNKKNVEPLLLKANVYFDLKKYQEVVAICTEAINICPFRYHIYKCLVDSLLQLNRLREAESIAQNALKQLNNSPQALCLLVTVWLKGQLASSKIVKKYLEKAVTKDKNGSTNALTTLVEFLQQESQYEQATQLLLKHIEHQPTSRHHQLLGDCYVNLQKDNEAFDHYMIALRLDPNNQRATEGLNNIGRTMAQSKQESYYSCGDISYGSQVSTCSDHEADPESDTDPWPAEDALVNFD; translated from the exons ATGAACACTATACTCAAACATTTGCAGGGGCTATATGAACAAGAACTGTATTCGAACATAATTCGTGTG TGTGATGTATCATTATCAATAGCAGAACAAAAACCGGAATCTCTAACTCTACCAGTTAAACACCAACTAGTAATCTACTATGCAGACTCTCTGTACTATACGCAACAATACCAGCAAGCAAAACACATGTATAAACAAGGGCtggaaattaaacaaaacataaaaacgaTCAAGAAAAATGCCAACAACAAACTGCAAGAGAACCACATAGAAATGACAAGCGATGTGGATATTAGGTACAAAATACACCTGTGTTGTCTGGCACTGAAGCAAAACATGGGAGCCATTGAGATCTTACAGGAGATCCCAGTCAAATCTAGGACACCCAAAATCAACATGGCCTTAGGCAATTTATATAAGGATTCAGGGATGGAGTGGTCTGCTGTTGCCTATTACAAGGATGTGCTCAAGGAATGTCCCATTGCTTTGGAGGCTGcagacaatttattaaagcttGGCATTAAA ggtGTAGAAGTAAACTCTTTAATGATGGAAGTATCGTCAGAAATACCGTGGATTATAACATGGCTGAAAGCACAAGCTCAATTGCATTCTAGGGATTTTTCCAATGCTATAGCTACATATAAAAGTATGGACCAATATGGCTTCATGAAAGATAATGCTACACTGTCAGTGAACATGGGCTACTGTTACCATTACTTGTGTGATGACAACAAAGCTATAAACATGCTGCAAAGG GCATATCGCTTAGACCCTAATTTACTGTTTGGCAAAGACTTGTATGCTTCATTACTGGCAAATTCAGGCAGCAAGgagcatttaaaaatattggagtCATTAACGCCTACAATGGATACATCCCTATTTACATATGAACATTGGATGATCCTTGGCAACTATGTATATGCGAATAAAAAGTACGAGAACGCCGCGTATTTTGCTCAACAAGCTTACCTGCACAACAAAAAGAATGTGGAGCCGCTTTTGCTTAAGGCGAAcgtatattttgatttaaaaaagtatcagGAGGTGGTCGCAATTTGTACTGAAGCAATAAACATATGCCCATTTAGATATCACATTTACAAATGCCTTGTGGACAGTTTGTTGCAACTGAATAGACTGAGGGAAGCCGAATCGATTGCTCAGAACGCGCTCAAGCAACTGAACAACAGTCCCCAAGCCTTATGT CTTCTGGTGACTGTTTGGCTGAAAGGACAACTGGCATCGAGTAAAAtcgtcaaaaaatatttggaaaaggCCGTAACGAAAGACAAGAACGGCTCAACAAACGCTCTGACCACCTTAGTCGAATTCCTACAGCAAGAATCGCAGTACGAACAAGCGACGCAACTGCTTCTGAAACACATAGAACACCAACCAACCTCACGTCACCACCAATTGCTGGGCGACTGTTACGTGAACCTGCAAAAGGACAACGAGGCTTTCGACCACTACATGATCGCTTTGAGGCTCGATCCCAACAATCAGCGTGCGACCGAAGGGCTCAACAACATCGGCAGGACGATGGCGCAGAGCAAACAGGAGAGCTACTATTCCTGCGGGGACATTTCGTACGGTTCGCAGGTCAGCACGTGTTCGGATCATGAGGCCGATCCCGAGAGCGACACGGATCCGTGGCCGGCAGAAGATGCGCTAGTGAATTTTGATTAG